The genomic window GCATCCGGGTGATAATGATAACAGGTGACCATATACTGACCGGTCACACAATTGCCAGGCAACTCGGCATACGAACTGATGGTGCTTTATCAGGAAGCGATATCCAGGGGATGTCGGATGAAGAGCTTACTGAAGCACTAAAAACTGTATCTGTCTTTGCAAGAACATCTCCTGAGGATAAATCAAGAATTGTTGGCCTGCTTAAACAAGAGGGCGAGGTCGTAGCAGTAACAGGCGATGGTATCAACGACGCTCCGGCACTTGAGAATGCTGATATTGGTGTTGCCATGGGCAAGTCAGGTACAGAAGTGGCAAAGGATGCATCCGATATGGTACTTGCAGATGATAATTTTGCATCCATTGTAAATGCAGTAGAAGAAGGAAGGAATGTCTACAGCAAGATACAGAAGGTCATACTCTGGACACTACCCACAAATGCAGCAGAAGGATTAGCAGTGCTGGCAGCTGTTATTCTTGGACTAAAGAATCCACCATTGCTACCACTACACATTCTCTGGATCAATACGGTCACTGCATTGGGACTGGGAGTACCTATCACACTGGAACCGATGGAAAAGAAACTCCTGAACAGACCCCCAAGGCAACCAAATGAACCACTTCTTCTGCCAGTTATAAAACAAAGGATTGTCACCGTAGCATTGTTAATGGTAACTGCTACATTTTTGCTATACTTCTTTGAAATGATGAAGAACGGCAGGGATAGCAACACTGCTCAGACAATAGCACTCAACACAATAGTCTTCTTCGAGATATTCTATCTTTTCAACTGTAAGTCCATCTATGAGAATGTATTCAGAGAACTTTTCTCTAATAAATTCATGCTGATGGGGATCGCACTGGTGGTATCTCTTCAGGTTTTCATTACATACAACCCTACAATGAACACGATCCTTAAAACAAGCCCCATTGACCCTATGGACTGGCTGATAATAGTAATTACCGCAAGCTCGGTCTTCTTCCTGATAGAACTGGAGAAGTATGTGAAAAAGAAAAGAAAAATGAATTGATTGATTGATTGATTGATTGATTTACTGATCAATCAAAAGTAACTAATTTGTTATTCTTCATCGCCACAGCAACTACAGGAAACATTACCTTTGAGGATCTCCTTCCAATCCCCAATGACATCATGTGTCCAGCAATCATCAGCACCTGCAGCCTCTCTCATTGTAAGGGCAAATATGTACGATAGCTCCTTGACAGTAGCCCCGGCCTCAAGAGCACCTTTGAAATGTTTGAGCACACAGGGTTTTGATCTTGCCTTGATGGAAAGAGCAAAACAGATGAACTGATATGTCTTTTCATCAATGGTTCTATTATCGGCATACAACTTGTCGATCTCATCAAGCTTTTCCGTAAATTCCGGGAAGAATTCTTCTAACATTCTCATTTTGATCCAAACCTTAGT from Methanococcoides methylutens includes these protein-coding regions:
- a CDS encoding carboxymuconolactone decarboxylase family protein, whose protein sequence is MRMLEEFFPEFTEKLDEIDKLYADNRTIDEKTYQFICFALSIKARSKPCVLKHFKGALEAGATVKELSYIFALTMREAAGADDCWTHDVIGDWKEILKGNVSCSCCGDEE